The proteins below are encoded in one region of Winogradskyella helgolandensis:
- the pyrF gene encoding orotidine-5'-phosphate decarboxylase — translation MTTNELTQQIHKKKSFLCIGLDVDLNKIPKHLLKEEDPIFAFNKAIIDATHHLCVAYKPNTAFYEAYGIKGWQALEKTINYLNENHPEIYTIADAKRGDIGNTSTMYAKAFFEDLGFDSVTVAPYMGKDSVEPFLAFKDKHTILLALTSNQGAFDFQTKMVDGVELYKQVLETSKSWKNSENLMYVVGATKAEFLGDIRKIIPDSFLLVPGVGAQGGNLQDVCKYGMNDSVGLLINSSRGIIYASQDENFAEAAAEKAEELQVQMAEILSL, via the coding sequence ATGACAACGAACGAACTTACACAACAAATACATAAAAAGAAATCCTTCCTTTGCATAGGATTAGACGTCGATTTAAATAAAATTCCAAAGCATTTATTAAAAGAAGAAGATCCCATCTTCGCTTTTAATAAGGCTATTATTGATGCGACACATCACCTTTGTGTGGCTTATAAACCCAACACAGCATTTTATGAAGCTTACGGTATAAAAGGTTGGCAAGCTCTAGAAAAAACAATCAACTATCTCAACGAAAACCATCCTGAAATTTATACAATCGCTGACGCAAAACGTGGAGATATTGGGAATACAAGTACGATGTACGCTAAAGCATTTTTTGAAGATTTAGGCTTTGATAGTGTTACTGTTGCTCCTTATATGGGAAAAGATTCAGTGGAGCCTTTTCTAGCCTTTAAGGATAAGCACACGATTCTTTTGGCCTTAACATCCAATCAAGGAGCATTTGATTTTCAAACCAAAATGGTTGATGGTGTTGAGTTGTATAAACAAGTTTTAGAAACCTCAAAATCTTGGAAGAATTCTGAAAACTTAATGTATGTAGTTGGCGCGACTAAAGCCGAGTTTTTAGGAGATATTAGAAAAATAATTCCAGATAGCTTTTTGTTAGTACCTGGAGTTGGAGCGCAAGGTGGAAATCTTCAAGATGTTTGTAAATATGGAATGAATGACTCTGTTGGTTTATTAATTAATTCGTCTCGAGGCATTATTTACGCCTCTCAAGATGAAAATTTTGCCGAAGCTGCTGCTGAGAAAGCCGAAGAATTACAGGTGCAGATGGCAGAAATTCTGAGTTTATAA
- a CDS encoding DUF4197 domain-containing protein, which yields MMKRIFALVLIFNLTACAELQQVVDSLPQGTSDVLGNADIAAGLREALDTGIEKQVTKLTAEDGFFKNELVKIVLPEELQKVDSALRKIGLSSLADEGLKVLNRAAEDAVSEATPIFVNAVKDITFDDAKNILLGEDNAATSYLTSKTETDLYSKFKPVINNSFAKVGADQIWANLITKYNNIPLTNNVNPDLTDYVTQEALKGVYTMIAVEEKEIRTKVSSRGSDLLKKVFALQD from the coding sequence ATGATGAAAAGAATTTTTGCCTTAGTATTAATTTTCAATTTAACAGCATGTGCTGAATTACAACAAGTTGTTGATTCATTACCACAAGGCACAAGTGATGTTCTTGGTAATGCTGATATTGCAGCAGGATTAAGAGAAGCCTTAGATACAGGAATTGAGAAACAAGTGACTAAATTAACAGCTGAAGATGGTTTCTTTAAAAATGAATTGGTAAAAATTGTTTTACCTGAAGAATTACAGAAAGTAGACAGTGCACTTCGTAAAATTGGATTAAGCAGTTTAGCTGATGAAGGTTTAAAAGTTCTTAACAGAGCTGCAGAAGATGCTGTTTCTGAAGCAACTCCAATATTTGTAAATGCGGTAAAAGATATCACTTTTGATGATGCTAAAAATATTCTTTTAGGAGAAGATAATGCTGCAACATCGTATTTAACATCAAAAACAGAAACAGACCTTTATAGCAAGTTTAAGCCTGTTATTAATAATTCATTTGCTAAAGTTGGTGCTGATCAAATATGGGCTAATCTTATTACCAAGTACAATAATATACCTTTAACCAACAATGTAAATCCTGATTTAACGGATTACGTAACACAAGAAGCTTTAAAAGGTGTTTACACTATGATTGCCGTTGAAGAAAAAGAAATTAGAACTAAGGTTTCTTCTCGTGGATCAGATTTACTAAAGAAGGTATTTGCCCTACAAGACTAA
- a CDS encoding Lacal_2735 family protein — MSNSDKLLKKKIKLKKKYFQLIEDAYNLRQTDHALSDFSEYKATKILYKINKLEFVFNGSDLQMNQLN, encoded by the coding sequence GTGAGCAATTCAGACAAGTTATTAAAAAAGAAAATAAAACTTAAAAAAAAGTATTTTCAACTTATTGAAGATGCATATAATTTAAGACAAACAGACCACGCGTTAAGTGATTTTTCTGAATACAAAGCCACTAAAATCTTATACAAGATTAATAAATTAGAGTTTGTGTTCAATGGTTCTGATCTTCAAATGAACCAACTTAATTAA
- a CDS encoding AIR synthase related protein, with the protein MSNSVSKRYAQRGVSASKEDVHNAIKNIDKGLFPKAFCKIVPDYLTNDSNYCLIMHADGAGTKSSLAYMYWKETGDISVWKGIAQDALIMNIDDLLCVGATDHIMLSSTIGRNKNLIPGEVISAIINGTEDLIEDLKSFGVTIHSTGGETADVGDLVRTIIVDSTVTARIKRSDVIDNANIVAGDVIVGLESFGQASYETEYNGGMGSNGLTSARHDVFSKYLAEKYPESFDAAVPEDLVYSGQTKLTDAVEGSPIDAGKLVLSPTRTYAPIIKAILNKFNSDTVHGMVHCSGGAQTKILHFIDELHIVKDNMFEVPPLFKLIQEQSKTDWKEMYQVFNCGHRMELYVKPEVANAIIEISKSFNVDAKIIGRVEASDKKQLTINSEYGTFTY; encoded by the coding sequence ATGAGTAATTCGGTGAGTAAAAGATATGCGCAAAGAGGAGTTTCTGCTTCAAAAGAGGACGTCCACAATGCTATAAAGAATATAGATAAAGGATTGTTTCCTAAAGCGTTCTGTAAAATAGTTCCAGATTATTTGACTAATGATAGCAATTATTGTTTAATAATGCATGCCGATGGTGCAGGTACGAAGTCTTCATTAGCATACATGTATTGGAAAGAAACGGGAGATATTTCTGTTTGGAAAGGTATTGCGCAAGATGCTTTAATCATGAATATTGACGACTTACTTTGTGTTGGTGCTACAGATCATATAATGTTGTCTTCAACCATAGGAAGAAATAAGAATCTAATTCCTGGCGAAGTCATTTCTGCAATTATTAACGGAACAGAAGATTTAATTGAAGATTTAAAGTCTTTTGGTGTGACTATTCATTCAACTGGTGGTGAAACTGCAGATGTTGGAGATTTAGTGAGAACGATTATTGTAGACTCTACAGTTACAGCTCGTATAAAACGCTCAGACGTTATTGATAATGCTAATATTGTTGCAGGTGATGTTATTGTAGGCTTAGAGTCTTTTGGGCAAGCATCTTACGAAACCGAATATAATGGAGGTATGGGAAGTAATGGTTTAACCTCTGCAAGACACGATGTATTTTCAAAATATTTAGCTGAAAAATATCCAGAAAGTTTTGATGCTGCCGTGCCAGAAGATTTAGTGTATTCCGGACAAACAAAATTAACAGATGCAGTTGAAGGGTCACCAATAGATGCTGGGAAGTTAGTATTATCGCCAACACGTACGTATGCCCCAATTATAAAAGCAATTCTAAACAAATTTAATAGTGATACTGTTCATGGTATGGTGCATTGTAGTGGAGGTGCACAAACAAAAATTCTACATTTTATAGATGAACTTCATATTGTAAAAGATAATATGTTCGAAGTTCCGCCGTTATTTAAACTCATTCAAGAGCAATCTAAAACGGATTGGAAAGAAATGTATCAAGTATTTAATTGTGGCCATCGCATGGAATTATATGTAAAACCAGAGGTGGCAAATGCCATTATTGAGATTTCAAAATCGTTTAATGTAGATGCTAAAATTATTGGTCGCGTAGAAGCTTCAGATAAGAAGCAACTCACCATTAATAGTGAATACGGCACATTTACATATTAA
- a CDS encoding Curli production assembly/transport component CsgG, with the protein MTSRFNSVLLSIIMTAVCFNSVFSQETDDKKDKSITKRFTFFEKRGSHAIDLAAGSAIFDGDYPDAEYELYFRAGYKHHITSHLNLNFTYNKYNLAVKDVFNEGFMSFDLNLEYLISPFRNVSPFIYVGGGYNATNFLETTATKAQGGLGIEFLIADGVGVKLFGEYNYMFTDDHLDGLVLGETDDTLLRAGLGLNIYFGGNKKKEALRKKMKTVINSNLIIPYN; encoded by the coding sequence ATGACTTCTAGATTCAATAGTGTTTTATTGAGTATTATAATGACTGCAGTCTGTTTTAATTCTGTGTTTTCTCAAGAGACAGATGATAAGAAAGATAAATCTATTACGAAGAGATTTACCTTTTTTGAAAAAAGAGGGTCTCATGCCATCGATTTAGCCGCAGGTTCTGCAATTTTTGATGGTGATTATCCAGATGCAGAATATGAGCTTTATTTTAGAGCAGGATATAAGCATCATATCACAAGCCATTTAAACCTAAATTTTACATACAATAAATACAATTTAGCCGTTAAAGATGTTTTTAATGAGGGCTTTATGTCTTTCGATTTAAATTTAGAATATCTAATTAGTCCTTTCCGAAATGTATCGCCATTTATATACGTAGGTGGTGGTTACAATGCAACTAACTTCTTAGAAACCACAGCGACTAAAGCGCAAGGTGGTTTGGGTATAGAATTTCTTATAGCAGATGGTGTTGGGGTAAAACTTTTTGGAGAATACAATTACATGTTTACTGACGATCATCTAGATGGACTTGTTTTAGGAGAAACAGATGATACTTTACTCAGAGCCGGATTAGGTCTCAATATATACTTTGGTGGCAATAAGAAAAAGGAGGCTTTAAGAAAAAAAATGAAAACTGTTATTAATTCCAACTTAATCATTCCTTATAATTAA
- a CDS encoding DUF3078 domain-containing protein produces the protein MKNYSWFIFSVFALCSSVLFAQPDSLYFQKKKNEPIKLGWRTKKEVGLTLNQVSFTNWNAGGTNSISGIVTGKAEAKYKQEKWYWNSNFNIRYGLNKQDELNIRKTEDVIEVISNVGLEKDPKSNWFYSAKFSFNSQLANGYNYPDRDEPISKFLAPGYMFFGVGMEYGRFIERLSFYASPFTLKTTFVLDSDLANRGAFGVDPAIYDLEGNILRDGKKVRQELGILLTNQYEEELFENIKVSSLLRLYTDYINSFGNIDIEWELNLDMKVNRYVKATLGSHLRYDDDIKVEVETNELTNEENVIVGPKLQWKQILGVGVVVDLDHIIKKNSSS, from the coding sequence ATGAAAAACTATTCTTGGTTTATATTTAGTGTATTTGCTTTATGTTCTAGTGTGCTTTTTGCACAACCAGACTCTTTATATTTTCAAAAGAAAAAAAATGAACCAATTAAATTAGGTTGGAGAACTAAAAAAGAAGTTGGCCTAACGCTTAATCAGGTGTCATTTACTAACTGGAATGCTGGTGGTACCAATTCAATTTCCGGTATTGTAACAGGAAAAGCAGAAGCAAAATATAAACAAGAAAAATGGTATTGGAATTCTAATTTTAATATTCGTTATGGCTTAAATAAGCAAGATGAATTAAACATTAGAAAAACAGAAGATGTAATAGAAGTGATTTCTAATGTTGGATTAGAAAAAGATCCTAAAAGTAATTGGTTTTATTCGGCAAAATTCAGTTTTAATTCACAGTTAGCTAACGGATATAATTATCCTGATAGAGATGAACCTATTTCAAAATTTTTAGCTCCTGGTTATATGTTTTTTGGTGTAGGTATGGAATATGGTCGGTTTATTGAACGCTTATCGTTTTATGCATCACCATTTACGTTAAAAACAACTTTTGTTTTAGATAGTGACTTGGCAAATAGAGGTGCTTTTGGAGTAGATCCTGCGATTTATGATTTAGAAGGGAATATTCTTAGAGATGGTAAAAAGGTGAGGCAAGAATTAGGTATATTATTAACTAATCAATATGAAGAGGAGCTTTTTGAGAATATTAAAGTATCAAGTCTTTTACGTTTGTATACCGATTATATTAATAGTTTTGGAAACATTGATATAGAGTGGGAATTGAACTTAGATATGAAAGTCAATAGATACGTAAAAGCCACTTTAGGTTCTCATCTTAGATATGACGATGATATTAAAGTTGAAGTTGAAACGAATGAGTTAACCAACGAAGAAAATGTTATTGTAGGACCTAAGTTGCAGTGGAAGCAAATTTTAGGGGTTGGTGTCGTCGTAGATTTAGATCATATTATAAAAAAGAATTCATCATCTTAG
- a CDS encoding ABC transporter substrate-binding protein, producing MKDQLKRDIQLNKTPKRIISLVPSQTELLVDLGLEASIVGVTKFCVHPKHLRMSKAVVGGTKQINIEKIKALCPDIILCNKEENTKEIIESLEEIAPIYISDIYNLDDCFELINMYGEIFDIKRTTSTLVSNIQLEREAFQLQFQDKKKLKVAYFIWQQPWMVAASENFIDVMIKEAGFINVFEDEKRYPEIDLNNSKLKEADFIFLSSEPFPFKAEHILEFQKKFPEKTIKIVDGELFSWYGSRLLKSYSYFKTLHI from the coding sequence ATGAAAGACCAACTCAAAAGAGATATTCAACTTAATAAAACACCAAAACGCATCATCTCATTAGTGCCATCACAAACCGAATTATTAGTCGATTTAGGATTAGAAGCGTCAATTGTTGGTGTGACAAAGTTTTGCGTACATCCAAAACATCTTAGAATGTCTAAAGCCGTTGTTGGAGGTACAAAACAAATCAATATTGAGAAAATAAAAGCACTGTGTCCAGATATTATTTTATGTAATAAAGAGGAAAATACAAAGGAGATTATTGAAAGTTTAGAAGAAATAGCTCCAATCTATATTAGTGATATTTATAATTTAGATGATTGCTTTGAGCTCATTAATATGTATGGGGAAATTTTCGATATTAAAAGGACAACGTCAACTTTAGTCTCAAATATTCAATTAGAACGCGAAGCATTTCAACTTCAATTTCAAGATAAAAAGAAATTAAAAGTAGCGTATTTTATTTGGCAACAACCTTGGATGGTTGCAGCCTCAGAGAACTTTATAGATGTTATGATTAAAGAAGCTGGTTTTATAAATGTTTTTGAAGACGAAAAACGTTATCCAGAAATCGATTTAAATAACTCAAAATTAAAGGAAGCAGATTTCATTTTTTTGTCTAGTGAACCATTTCCGTTTAAAGCGGAGCATATTTTAGAATTTCAAAAGAAATTTCCGGAAAAGACGATTAAAATTGTGGATGGTGAGTTGTTTTCGTGGTATGGTAGTCGCTTGTTAAAGTCGTATTCTTATTTTAAAACACTTCATATTTAA
- the prfA gene encoding peptide chain release factor 1 has product MLEKIQIIKQRFDEINDLIIQPDIISDQQRYTKLMKEYKDLKLIVDKGEIYKEALDNVAEAEEIIADGSDAEMVDMAKMQLEEAEETIEKLEEEIRFMLIPKDPDDAKNVVVEVRAGTGGDEASIFAGDLYRMYSKYCSDKGWRVDVVSQSDGTSGGFKEIIFEVSGEDVYGTLKFEAGVHRVQRVPQTETQGRVHTSAATVMVLPEAEEFDYELDMTEVRIERTTSTGPGGQSVNTTYSAIKLHHEPTGMIVSCQDQKSSHKNLEKALKVLRSRLYDLELAKQQAADSEKRKSMVSSGDRSAKIRTYNYPQGRVTDHRVPGLTLYDLQNIINGDIQKIIDELMLAENTELLKANDDVI; this is encoded by the coding sequence ATGTTAGAGAAAATACAGATTATAAAACAACGCTTTGATGAGATCAATGATCTAATCATTCAACCAGATATTATATCAGATCAGCAGCGCTACACTAAGCTGATGAAGGAGTACAAGGATCTTAAGTTAATTGTAGATAAAGGAGAAATTTATAAAGAAGCCTTAGATAATGTTGCTGAAGCCGAAGAAATTATTGCAGATGGTTCTGATGCCGAAATGGTAGATATGGCTAAAATGCAACTTGAAGAAGCTGAAGAAACGATTGAGAAGCTTGAGGAAGAAATTCGATTTATGTTGATTCCTAAAGATCCAGACGATGCTAAAAATGTCGTTGTTGAGGTTAGAGCAGGTACAGGTGGAGATGAAGCCAGTATTTTTGCAGGTGATTTATACAGAATGTATTCAAAATACTGTAGCGATAAAGGCTGGAGAGTCGATGTGGTGAGTCAGAGTGATGGTACTTCTGGTGGTTTTAAAGAAATTATTTTTGAAGTGTCTGGTGAAGATGTTTATGGAACATTAAAGTTTGAAGCTGGTGTGCATCGTGTACAACGTGTACCACAGACAGAAACTCAAGGTCGTGTGCATACTAGTGCAGCAACGGTTATGGTATTACCGGAAGCTGAAGAGTTTGATTATGAATTAGACATGACTGAAGTTCGAATTGAGCGTACTACATCAACAGGTCCTGGAGGTCAATCAGTAAACACAACCTACTCGGCTATTAAGCTACACCACGAACCAACAGGAATGATTGTAAGTTGCCAAGATCAGAAATCATCTCATAAAAACTTAGAAAAAGCTTTAAAGGTGTTACGTTCGCGTTTATACGATTTAGAATTAGCGAAGCAACAAGCAGCAGATTCAGAGAAACGTAAAAGTATGGTAAGTTCTGGTGATAGATCTGCTAAGATTAGGACCTACAACTATCCACAAGGTCGTGTTACGGATCATAGAGTGCCAGGTTTAACGCTTTACGATTTGCAAAATATCATTAATGGTGATATTCAAAAAATAATAGACGAATTAATGTTAGCCGAAAACACAGAGTTGTTAAAGGCTAATGATGATGTAATTTAA
- a CDS encoding ATP-binding cassette domain-containing protein: MIFELDNVELYFKNKRILNGIYLKAETGQVTAILGRNGCGKSSLLNIAFGNLKPKYMLIRLDGKPLLKPLYATGIAVYLPQYNFIPSEVTLAFVFKLYAIDWNIFIENFEAFSIYKTARFNALSGGERRIIETYIILKTKSEIVFLDEPFSHLSPLHIDTVKQLIEEEKKEKAIIISDHMYQHIIEASDTIYLLDSGTTKKVEKLTELEDYKYLSEGTL; the protein is encoded by the coding sequence ATGATATTTGAATTAGATAATGTAGAACTTTACTTTAAGAACAAGCGCATTTTAAACGGTATTTATCTCAAAGCTGAAACTGGACAAGTAACAGCAATTTTAGGTAGAAATGGCTGTGGAAAAAGTAGTTTACTCAACATTGCTTTTGGAAATCTAAAACCAAAATACATGCTGATAAGGCTAGATGGCAAACCGCTTTTAAAGCCTTTATACGCTACAGGAATTGCTGTTTATTTACCACAGTATAATTTTATTCCAAGTGAAGTAACACTAGCGTTTGTTTTTAAATTATATGCTATAGACTGGAACATTTTTATTGAAAATTTCGAAGCATTTTCTATATACAAAACTGCGAGATTCAATGCCTTATCAGGAGGCGAAAGACGTATTATAGAAACCTATATTATTCTAAAAACTAAAAGTGAAATCGTATTTTTAGACGAGCCTTTTTCGCATTTATCACCATTACATATAGACACGGTAAAACAACTTATCGAAGAAGAAAAAAAAGAGAAAGCTATTATTATTTCAGATCATATGTATCAACATATCATTGAAGCTTCTGACACCATTTATCTTTTAGATAGTGGCACCACAAAGAAGGTTGAAAAGCTCACAGAGCTTGAAGACTATAAGTATTTAAGTGAAGGTACTTTATAA
- the lepB gene encoding signal peptidase I, with amino-acid sequence MKKKVLFAIAILVVLYILFRMSGVFRVYAIPSSSNEPTLTVGSRIIGSSLKRPDRLDFAYFKFSDSLDGWTIVKRLIAQPGDTLECKNGYYYVNNINIDENIDLRFGYKISPIVFDTYVKDRINDTEFFKYHFSDSITAFLDDSFVEKLPIQLDRITNRGNSNLSKEIFEAHQYWTVSNFGPIVLPNGKYFFSGDNRDNSLDSRYRGLVDEDEILGTVLLTYK; translated from the coding sequence ATGAAGAAAAAAGTACTTTTTGCAATAGCAATTTTAGTTGTTTTATACATTCTGTTTAGAATGTCTGGGGTATTTAGAGTTTATGCAATACCCTCAAGTTCAAATGAACCGACCTTAACTGTTGGTTCTAGAATAATTGGCTCTAGTTTAAAAAGACCTGATCGACTTGATTTTGCTTATTTCAAATTTTCGGATAGTTTAGATGGTTGGACTATTGTTAAACGATTAATAGCGCAACCTGGTGATACCTTAGAATGTAAAAATGGTTATTACTATGTTAACAATATAAATATAGATGAGAATATTGACTTAAGATTTGGGTATAAAATCTCGCCAATTGTATTCGATACTTATGTTAAAGATCGAATCAATGATACAGAATTTTTTAAGTATCACTTTAGTGATTCTATAACTGCCTTTTTAGATGATTCATTTGTTGAAAAATTGCCTATTCAATTGGATAGAATAACTAATAGAGGAAATTCGAATCTTTCAAAAGAAATTTTTGAAGCACATCAATATTGGACGGTAAGTAACTTTGGACCAATAGTATTACCAAATGGAAAATACTTTTTCTCTGGTGATAATAGGGATAATTCACTTGATTCCAGATACAGAGGTCTTGTAGATGAAGATGAAATTTTAGGAACTGTTTTATTAACTTATAAATGA
- a CDS encoding glutamine synthetase III family protein, which translates to MSTLRFHAVKASLKRKPIKIKEGKRRSEIFGSNVFNEVAMRQYLTKTSLNSVLEAIEKGAKINRLVADHISTGMKEWAISKGATHYTHWFQPLTGATAEKHDAFFETIGGGLAIEKFGGNQLVQQEPDASSFPNGGIRNTFEARGYTAWDPTSPAFIYDKTLCIPTVFVSYTGEALDFKTPLLRALQVVDTAAVAVCKYFDKNVKRVNTSLGWEQEYFLIDTALAASRPDILLTGRTVLGHSPAKGQQLDDHYFGTIPARAMAYMRDLEHQCMLLGIPVKTRHNEVAPNQFELAPIFEEANLAVDHNSLLMDIMQKIAKRHSFTVLMHEKPFAGVNGSGKHNNWSLSTNTGVNLLSPGKTPMSNLQFLTFFINTIKAVQTHEELLRAAIASASNDHRLGANEAPPAIISIFIGDQLTKVLGELETVTKGKLSPKEITDLKLNVVGKIPEVILDNTDRNRTSSFAFTGNKFEFRAVGSTANCANPMTVLSTIVAKQLMDFKIEVDELIDKKSMKKDDAIFNVLREYIKTSKAILFEGNGYSEAWEKEAKKRGLSNNKTTPEALKIKKAKSTIELFESLGVMNKIESESRYEIEMEDYIHHIQIESRVIGDIARNHVVPTAVRYQNILIENVTGLKSIYGDRFKDFAKAQLVLIEEISEHIETINSTVTQMTEERKVSNKETCLEKKADGYCNKVKPLFQDIRYHCDKLEIMIDDELWPLTKYRELLFTK; encoded by the coding sequence ATGTCAACACTTAGATTTCATGCTGTAAAAGCATCTTTAAAAAGAAAGCCAATTAAGATAAAAGAAGGAAAACGACGTTCGGAAATATTTGGTTCGAATGTTTTTAACGAGGTCGCAATGCGTCAGTATTTAACCAAAACATCATTAAATAGCGTGTTAGAAGCTATTGAAAAAGGGGCTAAGATAAATCGTCTAGTTGCAGACCATATTTCGACAGGAATGAAAGAATGGGCCATTTCTAAAGGCGCAACACATTATACACATTGGTTTCAACCATTAACCGGAGCAACAGCAGAAAAACATGATGCGTTTTTTGAAACTATTGGTGGTGGACTCGCTATTGAAAAATTCGGAGGTAACCAACTAGTGCAACAAGAACCAGATGCTTCAAGTTTTCCAAATGGAGGTATTAGAAATACATTTGAAGCTAGAGGTTATACCGCTTGGGATCCAACATCTCCAGCTTTTATATATGATAAAACATTATGCATTCCAACAGTTTTTGTGTCGTATACAGGTGAAGCCTTAGATTTTAAAACTCCACTTTTACGAGCATTGCAAGTAGTAGATACTGCTGCGGTTGCAGTCTGTAAATATTTTGATAAGAATGTAAAAAGAGTGAACACTTCGTTAGGTTGGGAGCAAGAGTATTTTTTAATAGATACGGCTTTAGCAGCTTCTCGACCAGATATTTTATTAACAGGACGAACAGTCTTAGGACATTCACCTGCAAAGGGGCAACAATTAGATGATCATTATTTTGGGACTATTCCTGCAAGAGCAATGGCTTACATGCGCGATTTGGAACACCAATGTATGTTATTAGGAATTCCTGTTAAAACAAGGCATAACGAGGTGGCTCCAAACCAATTTGAATTAGCGCCCATCTTTGAAGAAGCTAATTTGGCAGTAGACCATAACTCGTTGTTAATGGATATTATGCAGAAAATTGCTAAGCGACATAGTTTTACAGTGCTTATGCATGAGAAACCATTTGCTGGTGTTAACGGTTCTGGTAAGCATAATAACTGGAGTTTATCTACAAATACAGGTGTTAATTTATTATCTCCAGGAAAAACACCAATGAGTAACCTTCAGTTTTTAACCTTCTTTATAAATACGATTAAAGCGGTGCAAACCCATGAAGAGTTGTTAAGAGCAGCCATTGCTTCTGCTAGCAATGACCATCGTTTAGGTGCTAATGAAGCACCTCCTGCGATTATATCTATTTTTATCGGAGATCAACTGACTAAGGTGCTAGGTGAGTTAGAGACCGTGACGAAAGGAAAATTATCTCCTAAAGAAATCACAGATCTAAAACTTAATGTAGTTGGAAAAATACCTGAAGTTATATTAGATAATACAGATAGAAATAGAACATCATCATTCGCTTTTACGGGGAATAAATTCGAATTTAGAGCAGTCGGTTCTACAGCTAACTGTGCTAATCCAATGACCGTTTTAAGTACTATAGTTGCAAAACAACTAATGGATTTTAAAATTGAAGTTGATGAGTTAATCGATAAGAAATCCATGAAAAAGGATGATGCCATATTTAATGTATTAAGAGAATACATTAAAACATCTAAAGCTATTCTTTTTGAAGGTAACGGTTACAGTGAAGCATGGGAGAAGGAAGCTAAGAAACGTGGATTAAGCAATAATAAGACCACACCAGAGGCTCTGAAGATTAAGAAGGCTAAATCAACCATTGAACTTTTTGAAAGTTTAGGGGTGATGAATAAAATAGAGTCTGAATCGCGCTACGAAATTGAGATGGAAGATTACATTCATCATATTCAAATAGAAAGTAGAGTTATTGGTGATATTGCCAGAAATCATGTAGTACCTACAGCTGTGAGATACCAAAACATTTTAATAGAAAATGTAACAGGTCTCAAATCTATTTATGGTGATCGCTTTAAAGATTTTGCAAAAGCACAGTTGGTTCTTATTGAAGAAATCTCGGAACATATTGAAACGATTAACTCCACAGTGACTCAGATGACAGAGGAGCGAAAAGTATCTAACAAGGAAACCTGTTTAGAAAAGAAGGCGGATGGGTATTGTAATAAAGTGAAGCCGTTGTTTCAAGATATTAGATATCATTGTGATAAATTAGAAATAATGATTGATGATGAATTATGGCCATTAACCAAATATAGAGAGCTTTTGTTTACGAAATGA